The nucleotide window ATACACGCATAATTTTACTCTGTCCCTGATCCCCTACCAGCACCTGTTTGGCAAAAGGCCCGAACACGCCTTCCGGGATAGTCACCACCTGTGAGTTGGAGACGCCCAACACACCATGCGGCAGCCATACAGCCGGCAGCTGTACTTCGGGGAAGTATTGTTTCATATCAAAGAGGGTCACGAACTTTTCGTTCTCCACGTTTTCCGGTTTGATGGCGCGACCATTGGCGTCTCTGCGGTAACGGGGATCTACTTTGCTATACAGCTGTTCAGTCGTGAGTTTTACCGGAGAGTTGGGCAGGTTGGTCCAGCGCAGGCCGGCAGGATGTCCTACGAAGCTGCCTTTTTTCACATGTACCAGTCCACCGGAGCCCATCCAGTCGCCCTGGTTTTCGGTATAAAACAATTCGCCGTCGATGATGCCCAGTCCGCAGGGAGAGCGGAATCCGGTAGCCCAGGGCTCCATCTTGCCATCTTCGCTGATATGCATCATCCATCCGCGCCAGGGTACCCGACTTTCACCACGCCACCATTCTTCGTCGCCGAAGGCCACATTGCCCGACACGAAAAAGGAGCCGTCAGGTGCTACCACAGGGCCGAAGCTGTATTCGTGATAGTGGCCGGATAACGGCCATGCATATACGGTTTCGAAACGGTCCATTTTACCATCCATATCGGTATCGGTAAGTTTGGTGAGCTCACCGCGCTGGGCGCAGTACAGGGAGCCGTCTTTCCATACAAGCCCCAGCACCTCATGCAGGCCGGAGGCCACTTTACGGAAATAAGGCTGCCGGCTGGTGGGATTTTCCACGATGAAGATATCGCCACGGCGGGTAGCGATGCCCAGGTCACCATTGGGCAGCGTACACAGGCCGCCTACTTCCAGCAGGGTACCTTCCGGTGAACTGATACGGGCGATACGGAAGAAGTCTTCCTCTTTGGGCGACTCCTGTGCCTGTATGGGTTGAATAGCAGTGGTCATCATCAACATACCAGCTGCTATCCCGGCTGTCAATCTTTTATAGTTCATTTTCATAATTCTCTTGCATATTTCTGCTTAGAAGATAATGGCGTATCCGATAGCTGTTTTTACGGGCACAATCAGTTCCATTTTTCCCTGCTGGCGGCGGATAACGGGTTGGGCGCCGGTGTTGTCCATTTTGATATACCAGGCTTTGTCCCCTATCATATAGGTCCCGTCGGGCAGTTGTGTGATACTATCGGCCACGGCTAAACGGGCGTAGAGGTTTTCAGGGGTGCCGGCCAGCTGAAGACTGCGGTGTACGCCGGTATTCTGCGGCAGTATCCGCAGGGTATCGCTGACAACGCTTCCGTATATTTCGAACCGGAATGAAGGCAGCCCCTGTGGATCGAGGGAGTAGCCTTTAGGACGATAGGCAGTGCCGATGGTATCGGCAGGCCACTGCGCCTCTGCCGATGGTAGTTGTGCCAGGGCCATGGCCGGTTGTTTGTCCAGTATACGCACCATGCCCATCGGGCGGGAAGAGCCGTCACCACGGTCATGCCACATGGGTGTGGTATTCAGGAATTCACCGCGCCATACCTGTACCGGTACGGCATGGTCCATATCGTAGGTGTAATGCAGTTTGGCCGGACTACCTACAGAAACAGCGTGTACTACGCGCTGACCACCTTTCAGGTCCATGAAGCTGCGCAGGATGGTATTTTCGGATGCTGTCACCAGGATAGGGTCAGTAGGATCGTCTGCGGGCACATTGGCATCACTGATCACCGATTCGCGGAGGGTGGCTGATTGTACAGACAGGGAAAGGGATGCTTTGGCCCAGTCTACCTGTTTGCTGTACAGCACTTCCAGCGGATAGCTGCCGGCAGCCAGTTCTACGCTGCCTTTGGCGTCTTTGTTGCGGGCTGCGTTGAATACCTGGTCATTTATTTTCAGCTGTCCGCCACCACCGGAGGTATGCAGATTAAAATCATATTTACCTGCAGCTTTCACTACCAGTATACTGTTATAACGCACCAGAAACTGGTTATCAGGCAAACCTGCCAGGTTGGGGGTGAGTTGTGCAGCCTGTCCGGAAGCCAGCGGTTTTATCGTGTTAAAGTCCGGCTGTTGCTGGAAGACGCCTTTATAGATAGCATAGCGTACGTCTTTCAGATCGGGACGTGGCGTATTAAACTGCTGTATACGGATATTACGGAAAGCAATGGTGCCGTGGTCTCCCTGGATACGCAGCGGACCTTCGGCCACTTCATTGTTTCCGATAGCGCCGCGGGTGGGGCCTGACAGGGATATGTTTTCCTGTATGGTTACGCCATTGAGTTCTATTTTGAGGATGACCGCGTTGGCTGTTTTGTTGCCGGCGGCATCGAAGCGGGGGGCCTGGAAGGAGATTTTCATATGCTGCCACAGGCCGGGTGCGAGGCTGGCGTTCTGCCTGGGAGCATGTCCATCGTATCCCTGCTGCCCTTCAGGTTTGTTGTTGTCCCAGCGTTCGTAGATGCCGCCGTTGTCGGAGGCGCGGGGGTTAGGGTTGCCCCAGCTGTCGAGGAGCTGTATTTCGTATCTGCCCTGCAGATAGATACCGGAGTTGGAGCCTGCTGACATCAGGTAGTCCAGTTCCAGGTCCATATCACCATGTTGCCAGGTGGTAAAGAGGTCCTGACCATGTTTTCCCTTGTCGGGTAGGTTAACCAGGATACCTGTACCGGTGGTGGTTACCAGGGTATTCTCCTTTTGCAGGTCTGCATTCACGTCGCCGGCTATACGCCAGCTGGGTGCCGGCTGTTTAAATGCCGACAGGTCTGTCAAGGGAATTGTGTTCTGGGCGGACAGCTGCTGATAGCAGCCGATGCCCAGCATGAAGACCAAAGCCTTGCCTGGACTTACTCCCAGCCGTTTTAACTTTGGGCAGAACTCATACCTTCTGAGCATAGATCTGTTTTTGTTTTTGGTTTTTGCTAAATGCGTTTAGCACTGCATCCAACGTAAAAAATAGTGACTATTGATTGAAATTACTCCGGACTAAAAAGGGTGGGCTACAGCTCTTCAAAGTATATTTCGTGGAATTATATACACTACGCACTCATGCCACATGCCTGTTTTTACAGACTGTAGTCATGACAACAATTCTTTTAGCATCCCTGGTCTGCCAAAATAGAAATTTATTATTACAAAATCGTTATAGCAGATTAAAAATTACATCAGCGGTAAAATAGCGATTAATATATACAAAAAGAAAAATCCCGGTCGTCTGAGACAAGCGGGATGGTCCAACTATTTTTTGTACTATTTTTAATAAGCCCTGGCGGCTGCTACTCCTCAAAAAGTCTGAATGATTCAGGGTTTCAGGCCGAACTTCTCCAATGCAGCGACTGTGGTATCGTAGCTGGTATGACATATACCGTTGATGCCTACACTGTTTGCCACATCCACAAACATGGACCGGTCTTCCAGATAGGCCACTTCTCCCGGCGACACCTGAGCGATGTCGAGCGCGATTCTGTAAATATCCGCATCCGGTTTACGATAGTGCACAAAACAGGAGGAGACAAAAAAGTCAACGAAAGAGGCAATGCCGAAATAGTGGATACGGTGGGTGTTCAGCTCACGGCCTTCATTGTTGACGATGGCGATCTTGAGTTTGTACTTTTCTTTCAGATGTTTTACCAGCGAAATCATATCGGGATACGGGGATGACTGTGCAAACATAAAATCGCGGAACTGCTGAGGCGTAAAAGGTCGGTCTTCATAAAACACCACCCTGTTCAGGTATTCATCGAGGGTGAGTTTGCCTACTTCATAGGTGTCAAATGTAAGGTGATGCCTTTCTTCGGTTTCAGCAGCATCGAGGTTAAAAGTCTGTACAGCCAGCTTGCGTGCGGCCCGGTCCCATCCGTTGGTCAGCAGTACGCCGCCAATATCCAGAAATAATGTGGTGATCGGTGATTGGTTCTCCATTTGAATAAGGTAGATTTGTTCTGCTAAATATAACGTTATCCATCGATTTAAATGTTACCCAAATGATGAATTTACGCAAGGCTACCATCAGCGATATGCCTGAGCTGCGCGACCTGTACCAGCAAACTATCCGGACCGTGAACAGCCAGGATTACAATGCTGCGCAGATAGCAGCATGGTCCGGGCGTGGAGACCGGCTTTCTTCTCTGGAAAATAAAATCAATACCCAGCATTTTTTTGTAGCAGAAACACCTGATAAAGTGATCACCGGATTTGCATCACTGGAAGACGATGGAGAACTCGATATGATGTTTGTACATAAGGATTGTCAACGGCAGGGAATAGCCACCTTGCTGGCCAACCATATTATCCAGACCGCGAGGGAGCTGGGGATACCTGTGCTGACAGCCTATGTAAGCATAACCGCCAGATTGTTTTTTGAAAAAATCAGGTTCCGGGTAGTACGGGAACAATCAGTAAACATTGATGGAGTGGAGCTGACCAACTATCAAATGGATTATTTGGTTATTTAGTTATTTGGCTATTTAGTTATTTAATGATTGTCAAATAACCAAATAGCTAAATAACCAAATGATTTTTACTTGTTGTTCTTCACTTCCTGCACGTAACCATTAAATGTGATCGGCTGCCGGTTGTTGCTGGTCACCTGTACGGTAGCATAACCAGTGCTGGTAATAAAAATCGTCATATTCTGGATATCCTGGTCTTTGGGTTTGATACTCACGTCCCATCCGTCTTTTTTGCCGGGGGTGGTGGTGGTATATTGGAAATTCTTTGATTTAAAATCCAGGGGCGATTTGGTAGCACCATAGGGAGCTGAATACGCCCGGCCAAAATAAGGCAGGTAACTGACGATAGAATCGGGCGTAACGGTGAGGTTGAAGTCGGAGGTGATCTGCCGTACACGTCCACTCATGGGAGTAGCACTCTGAGCAACGAACACATAGGTTTTATTATCTACCATTGCTTTAACAGCTTCTGCTTTGGCGGCTTTTTTCTGAGCCCTGGTATCCTGGGCATAGATGTTGGTGAAAGTAATGAGGGATAATAAAGAGCAGAACAGCATTTTAAACGCGGATAAACTTTTCATAACAAACGGTTTTACGCCTGATTCTGTACGAATATCGTACCAGATAAGGAACTTCTAAATTTTAAAGGCCATGCCTAACCCTTACGTTTCATTATTAAATACTGCCTGGAAATACGCACGCAAAGAGCGTAAAAGATTCCTGCTGATATATACTCTTTTTATTCTGGCGAATGTCTGTTTTTCACTGAACCCCATACTGTTTGGGTGGTTCATTGGTACCATACAACAGGATTCAGCCAACCTGCCCCGCAACGCCATGCTGTTTGCCGGCGGCTATATGTCGCTTCACCTGCTGGAATGGGCTTTTCATGGACCGGCGAGGGTCATGGAAAGGCAGCTGGCTTTTAAGCTGAGCCGCAACTTTCTGCAGGAACGTTATCATCAGGCCCTTCACCTACCGGTGAAGTGGCATCAGGACAATCACAGCGGTACTGTGATCAACCGCATCCGTAAAGCCTATGAAGCGCTGAAGGAATTTTTCTCCCATGGTTTTATGTACCTGCATGCTTTGTCCAAACTCATATTCTCGCTGGTGGCGATGGTGTATTTTTCACCACTGTATGGCGCTATAGGTGTAGCGATGGGCATTATATGTGTGTTTGCCATGATCCGTTTTGACAAGCCTTATATCGAAACGCTGGAAGCTGTCAACGAAGGCGAGCATGCCGTTTCAGCCAACCTGTTTGACAGCCTGTCCAATATTATGACGGTGATCACCCTGCGTTTGGAGAAAAGCATGGAAAACGGACTGTTAGGAAAAGTAGCCGCCATCTGGCCACCCTTCCGGAAAAATGCCTATATCAACGAGTGGAAGTGGTTTGTAGCAGAAATGCTCATTGCACTCATCTACTGTGTGATCGCCCTCGGTTATATATTCCAGCACTGGGTGCCGGGAGAAGTTTTTCTAGTAACCAATCTGGTAATACTGCTGGGATATGTGAACCAGTTCACCAGTGTATTCTCGGACGTAGCCTGGCAGTATACTGATATCGTGCAGTATAATACTGCCGTAGAAACGGCCAGCAATATCAGTGACTCCTACAAGGAACACCATCGTCCGGATACCGCTCCTACCCTGCCTGACAACTGGAAAACCGTTGACATACGGGAGCTGAACTTCTCTCACCGGGCCACCTACCATGAAAATCATGCACCGCAGAGCCTTCACCAGTTGCAGGTACAGATAGGGAGAGGTAAAAAAATAGCGCTCATCGGTGAGAGTGGCAGCGGCAAAAGCACCCTGCTGGCGCTTCTCAGAGGATTATATGAACCGGAGAAAGACACCATCGTGCTCGTCAACGGAGAGCCGTACCCGTTAGCCACCATCTATGAATCTGTGACCCTGTTTCCGCAGGAGCCGGAGATCTTCGAAAACACCATCGCCTACAACGTTACGCTGGGCCTGCCTTTCAGCAAGGAAGAGATCATGGACGTATGTGAAAGCGCTCACTTCTCTGAAGTGATAGGCTTACTGCCGGAAGGACTGGATTCAGACATAAGGGAAAAAGGTGTCAACTTATCGGGTGGACAGAAACAACGACTGGCCCTTGCCAGGGGTATCCTTGCTGCCAGAGACAGTGAGATCATTCTGCTGGACGAACCGACCAGTAGTGTAGATCCTAAAACGGAGGCGATGATTTACAGCAAGATGTTTAAAACCTTCTCCGACAAAGCGATCGTGTCGGCCATGCACCGCCTGCACCTGCTGCCGCAGTTTGATTATATCTATGTGTTGCAACAGGGCCGTGTGGTAGCAGCCGGCAATTTCAAACAGCTCCGGGACAATAGCCCCATATTCCAGGAGCTATGGAAACATCAGGAAAACAAATAATTTTTTTAACTAATATTTATTATCATTGCAGCCGCTTTTTCATCCTATGGGTTCTCTCCCGCTTATCTATCACCCTATGAAAACATATGCAGAAAATTTCTCTGTACGACTTAAAGCGCAAACTGAGAACAAGCCAGGACCCGGACGAAGTGCTCGCCCTGGTGAGACATCATCTGAAAGCCTTTAACCGCCGGGAACTATCAGAACTCTTATGCGAGCTGCTGGAGTACCAGGAGATTTTTTTTGAAGCGGCTGAATTACTGATTGAAGATGGAGGTGCAGACATCCGTTTTATGAAGGAAGATGTGATCCCTATCATTTTCTGTGCGGTAGGGGCCAACAAACCACAGGCCGTAGAATATGCCCTGAAGAAGGGTGCTACGCTGAGCATCGATAGTCCTGATTATCTGTATGCCATTGCCTACATCTTCCAACATCACCGGCTGACGGCCATCACCGATATGCTGCTGATCCTGATACGGCACAACATCCACTTCGATTTTGCGCTGGACAGCCTCGATACCCCCCTGTTGCTTGCCACCCGGTATAATAGCAACAGGGAGGTGGTCGAGTTTCTGCTGGCAGAAAATGTACGCAAATACCATTATGATGAGCACGGGCTCACAGCAGTACATTATGCACCCTTTGCCAAGGCTCCCAACCTCTACAAAATCATGATCACCTGTATGGCGGACATACAGGTAAAATCAAAGTTTACAACCAGCCTGGAACCGGTAGCGGAATGTGTTATCCGGGTAAGTGAACACATCACGTTCGAAGAATTCATCTATGAAGCACTGAATGCGTTTCTGGTCAACCGCCACCGCATGTACGATGATATCTTTGAGAAATATTATTACCGTCTGCATATGATCGCTGAACACATTTCCCAGATCCG belongs to Chitinophaga sp. HK235 and includes:
- a CDS encoding family 16 glycoside hydrolase translates to MLRRYEFCPKLKRLGVSPGKALVFMLGIGCYQQLSAQNTIPLTDLSAFKQPAPSWRIAGDVNADLQKENTLVTTTGTGILVNLPDKGKHGQDLFTTWQHGDMDLELDYLMSAGSNSGIYLQGRYEIQLLDSWGNPNPRASDNGGIYERWDNNKPEGQQGYDGHAPRQNASLAPGLWQHMKISFQAPRFDAAGNKTANAVILKIELNGVTIQENISLSGPTRGAIGNNEVAEGPLRIQGDHGTIAFRNIRIQQFNTPRPDLKDVRYAIYKGVFQQQPDFNTIKPLASGQAAQLTPNLAGLPDNQFLVRYNSILVVKAAGKYDFNLHTSGGGGQLKINDQVFNAARNKDAKGSVELAAGSYPLEVLYSKQVDWAKASLSLSVQSATLRESVISDANVPADDPTDPILVTASENTILRSFMDLKGGQRVVHAVSVGSPAKLHYTYDMDHAVPVQVWRGEFLNTTPMWHDRGDGSSRPMGMVRILDKQPAMALAQLPSAEAQWPADTIGTAYRPKGYSLDPQGLPSFRFEIYGSVVSDTLRILPQNTGVHRSLQLAGTPENLYARLAVADSITQLPDGTYMIGDKAWYIKMDNTGAQPVIRRQQGKMELIVPVKTAIGYAIIF
- a CDS encoding HAD family phosphatase, with amino-acid sequence MENQSPITTLFLDIGGVLLTNGWDRAARKLAVQTFNLDAAETEERHHLTFDTYEVGKLTLDEYLNRVVFYEDRPFTPQQFRDFMFAQSSPYPDMISLVKHLKEKYKLKIAIVNNEGRELNTHRIHYFGIASFVDFFVSSCFVHYRKPDADIYRIALDIAQVSPGEVAYLEDRSMFVDVANSVGINGICHTSYDTTVAALEKFGLKP
- a CDS encoding GNAT family N-acetyltransferase, with product MMNLRKATISDMPELRDLYQQTIRTVNSQDYNAAQIAAWSGRGDRLSSLENKINTQHFFVAETPDKVITGFASLEDDGELDMMFVHKDCQRQGIATLLANHIIQTARELGIPVLTAYVSITARLFFEKIRFRVVREQSVNIDGVELTNYQMDYLVI
- a CDS encoding DUF4251 domain-containing protein, which encodes MKSLSAFKMLFCSLLSLITFTNIYAQDTRAQKKAAKAEAVKAMVDNKTYVFVAQSATPMSGRVRQITSDFNLTVTPDSIVSYLPYFGRAYSAPYGATKSPLDFKSKNFQYTTTTPGKKDGWDVSIKPKDQDIQNMTIFITSTGYATVQVTSNNRQPITFNGYVQEVKNNK
- a CDS encoding ABC transporter ATP-binding protein — translated: MPNPYVSLLNTAWKYARKERKRFLLIYTLFILANVCFSLNPILFGWFIGTIQQDSANLPRNAMLFAGGYMSLHLLEWAFHGPARVMERQLAFKLSRNFLQERYHQALHLPVKWHQDNHSGTVINRIRKAYEALKEFFSHGFMYLHALSKLIFSLVAMVYFSPLYGAIGVAMGIICVFAMIRFDKPYIETLEAVNEGEHAVSANLFDSLSNIMTVITLRLEKSMENGLLGKVAAIWPPFRKNAYINEWKWFVAEMLIALIYCVIALGYIFQHWVPGEVFLVTNLVILLGYVNQFTSVFSDVAWQYTDIVQYNTAVETASNISDSYKEHHRPDTAPTLPDNWKTVDIRELNFSHRATYHENHAPQSLHQLQVQIGRGKKIALIGESGSGKSTLLALLRGLYEPEKDTIVLVNGEPYPLATIYESVTLFPQEPEIFENTIAYNVTLGLPFSKEEIMDVCESAHFSEVIGLLPEGLDSDIREKGVNLSGGQKQRLALARGILAARDSEIILLDEPTSSVDPKTEAMIYSKMFKTFSDKAIVSAMHRLHLLPQFDYIYVLQQGRVVAAGNFKQLRDNSPIFQELWKHQENK